TGTGCCAACCGGCCGAAGGAAAATCCCCCAGCCACTCGAACGGCCCCTTGAGCATCAGTTGTGCCTTACCCGCGCACAGCCCCACCGCATCCACCGCGAGGTCACGGTATTTGGGGTCGTAGCCGTTGGGCGCACGCAGTTGCACCAACTTGATACCGCCAGCAATGGCTTTCTGAATACCCCGCAGTAACGTCGGGGTTTCCAGTTCGCCTGGGGTGATCAGGTATTCAGCCGGCAAACGCGCCGCCGCCACAATCGGCGCATTGGCTGCCGGGAACTCGTAGTTGATCAGGTCCCGAGGAGCGACCCATTCCAACGGTTGCCCTTCAACACCATGAGGCTCGCCGGTAAACGCCGACACTTCCCAGACATCCAGCAACACCTGTTTGTCCGGATAGTCGTGCTGCACCTTGATCAGCGGCCGCGCGGTGGTGACCTGTATACCCAGCTCTTCCTGCAATTCGCGGGACAGCGCGCTGGCGACCGATTCATCGGCCTCCACCTTGCCGCCGGGAAATTCCCAGAGGCCGCCCTGATGCTGGGTATCGGCGCGGCGCGCCAACAGGATCCTGCCATCGACACCGCGGATCACCGCGGCTGCTACATGCACTCGTTTCACCGCGCTTATCCTCTTAGGTACGGTATTCCGCGTTGATCTTCACGTACTCGTGGGACAGGTCGGTGGTCCAGATGGTTTCGCTGCACGCGCCGCGACCCAACTCGATGCGGATGGTGATTTCTTCCTGTTGCATCACCGCCGAGCCCTGGGCTTCGGTGTAGGTCTCGGCACGGGCGCCACGGCTGGCGATGCACACGTCGCCGAGGAACACGTCGATCTTGCTCACGTCCAGGTCCGGCACGCCGGCACGGCCCACAGCGGCCAGGATACGGCCCCAGTTCGGGTCAGAGGCGAACAGCGCCGTCTTGATCAGCGGCGAATGCGCCACGGTGTAGCCAACGTCCAGGCATTCCTGATGATTACCGCCGCCATTCACTTCAACAGTAACAAACTTGGTGGCGCCCTCGCCGTCACGCACGATGGCCTGGGCCACGTCCATGCACACTTCGAACACCGCCTGCTTCAACGCCGCGAACAACGGGCCGCTGGCCTCGGTGATTTCCGGCAGGTTGGCCTGGCCGGTGGCGATCAGCATGCAGCAGTCGTTGGTCGAGGTGTCGCCATCGATGGTGATGCGGTTGAACGACTTGTTGGCGCCGTCGAGGATCAGGCTGTGCAGCACGTCGCGGGAAACTTTGGCGTCGGTGGCAATGTATCCGAGCATGGTAGCCATGTTCGGGCGGATCATGCCCGCGCCCTTGCTGATACCGGTCACGGTGACGGTTACGCCATCGTGCACGAACTGGCGGCTCGCGCCTTTGGGCAGGGTGTCGGTGGTCATGATGCCGGTTGCTGCCGCGGCCCAGTTATCCACAGACAGGTCGTCCAGCGCAGCTTGCAGCGCGCCTTCGATTTTTTCTACCGGCAATGGCTCACCGATCACGCCGGTGGAATACGGCAGCACTTGGCTGGCGTCCACGCCGGTCAGCTGGGCCAGCTTGGCGCAAGTGCGTGCAGCCGCCACCAGGCCTGGCTCGCCGGTACCTGCGTTGGCATTGCCGGTGTTGGTCAGCAGGTAACGGATCGTGCCGGCAACGCGCTGCTTGGCCAGGATCACCGGTGCGGCGCAGAACGCGTTGAGGGTGAACACACCGGCGACGGTCGAGCCTTCGGCACAGCGCATCACCACCACATCCTTGCGCCCAGGGCGCTTGATGCCGGCCGAAGCGATACCGAGTTCAAAACCGGCAACCGGGTGCAATGTGGGCAAAGGACCAAGACCAACAGCCATGAATGCGCTCCTTAAAAATCAGATGATGTCTGTGCCGTCGTAAGCGACGGCGAAATTAATGGCAAAACGCCGCGACGGCAGAGGCCGGTCGCGGCGCGGGGTGTTGCAGCGTCAGGCAAAAATCTTATTCGATCTGGCCGTGGCAGTGTTTGAACTTCTTGCCCGAACCGCAGTAGCACAGCTCGTTGCGGCCCAGCTTCTGGTCATTGCGAACCGGGGTTTGAGCCAGGGCCACGTCGACCTCTTCGCCCAATACCTCAGGCGCTTCCAGGCCCGGTGCTTCGTCATGCTGGAACTGCATGCGCGCAGCCAGAGCCTCGGCTTCCTGACGCAGGCGGGCTTCTTCCTCGATCGGGTCTTCGCGACGCACCTGAACGTGGGACAGCACGCGGATCGAATCGCGCTTGATCGAATCCAGCAGTTCGGAGAACAGCGTGAACGACTCGCGCTTGTACTCTTGCTTCGGGTTCTTCTGGGCGTAGCCACGCAGGTGGATACCGTGACGCAGGTGGTCCATGGTCGACAGGTGGTCTTTCCACAGGTCGTCCAGTACGCGCAGTACGATTTGCTTCTCGAAGGTGCGCAGTGCTTCGGCACTCGCCTGCTCTTCTTTCTCGTTGTACGCCGCCAGCAGCTCGGTCATCAGCTTCTCGCGCAGCGTTTCTTCGTACAGGTGATCGTCTTCGTCCAGCCACTGCTGAACCGGCAGGTCCACACCGAAGTCGCTCTTCAACGCGGCTTCCAGGCCGGCAACATCCCACTGCTCCGGCAGGGACTGTGGCGGGATGTGTGCGCTGACGGTAGCGTTGAGCACGTCCTGACGGAAATCAGCGATGGTCTCGCCAATGTTGTCGGCGGCCAGCAACGTGTTACGCATGTGATAGATCACTTTACGCTGTTCGTTGTTGACGTCATCGAACTCGAGCAGTTGCTTACGGATATCGAAGTTGCGGCCCTCGACCTTGCGCTGGGCCTTCTCGATGGCGTTGGTCACCATGCGGTGTTCAATCGCTTCACCGGACTGCATCCCTAAGGCCTTCATGAAGTTCTTCACGCGGTCCGAAGCGAAGATGCGCATCAGGCTGTCTTCCAGGGACAGGTAGAAGCGGCTGGAACCGGCGTCACCCTGGCGACCGGCACGACCACGCAGTTGGTTGTCGATACGGCGCGATTCGTGACGCTCGGAAGCGATCACCTGCAGGCCACCGGATTCCAGCACGGCCTGGTGGCGTTTCTGCCAGTCAGCCTTGATCTGGGCGATCTGCTCAGGGCTCGGGTTTTCCAGTGCCGCGACTTCAACTTCCCAGTTACCGCCCAACAGGATGTCGGTACCACGACCGGCCATGTTGGTGGCGATGGTCAGTGCGCCTGGGCGACCGGCCTGGGCAATGATCTCGGCTTCTTTTTCGTGGAACTTGGCGTTGAGGACCTTGTGCTCGATGCCTTCCTTGTTGAGCAGGTTCGATACGTGCTCGGAAGTCTCGATGGTGGCGGTACCCACCAGGATCGGGCGACCCTGGGCCATGCCGTCCTTGATGTCGTTGATGATGGCCGCGTATTTCTCTTCGGCCGTCAGGAACACCAGGTCGTTGAAGTCTTTACGCGCCAACGGTTTGTTCGGCGGAATGACCATCACGGCCAGGTTGTAGATCTGGTGGAACTCGAACGCTTCGGTGTCGGCCGTACCGGTCATGCCGGACAGTTTGTTGTACAGACGGAAGTAGTTCTGGAAGGTAGTGGACGCCAACGTCTGGCTTTCTGCCTGGATGTTGAGCATTTCCTTGGCTTCGATGGCCTGGTGCAGGCCTTCGGACAAACGACGACCCGGCATGGTACGGCCGGTGTGTTCGTCAACCAGCACGACCTGGCCGTCCTGCACGATGTATTCGACGTTGCGATGGAACAGCTTGTGGGCGCGCAGGCCGGCATACACGTGGGTCAACAGGCCCAGGTTGTGTGCCGAGTACAGGCTTTCACCCTCGGCCAGCTCGCCGATCTGGGTCAGCATTTCTTCGACGAACTGGTGACCGGCTTCGTTGAGTTCGACCTGGCGGGTCTTCTCGTCGATGCTGAAGTGACCTTCTTTGGTCACCACGCCTTCCACTTCCTCGATGTGCTGCTCCAGGCGCGGAATCAACTTGTTGATTTCGGTGTACAGGCGCGAGCTGTCTTCGGCCTGGCCGGAGATGATCAGCGGGGTACGGGCTTCGTCGATGAGGATGGAGTCGACTTCGTCGATCACGGCAAAGTTGAGTTCGCGCTGGAATTTTTCATCCATGCTGAACGCCATGTTGTCGCGCAGGTAGTCGAAACCGAATTCGTTGTTGGTGCCGTAGGTAATGTCGCAAGCGTAGGCAGCGCGCTTCTCTTCCGGCGGCTGGAACGGCGTAACCACGCCGACGGTCAGGCCGAGGAATTCATACAGCGGGCGCATCCAGTTGGCGTCCCGGCGGGCCAGGTAGTCGTTCACCGTCACAACGTGCACGCCCTTGCCGGACAGTGCGTTGAGGTAAACGCCCAGGGTTGCCACCAGGGTCTTGCCTTCACCGGTACGCATTTCGGCAATCATGCCTTCATGCAAGGTCATGCCGCCGATCAACTGGACGTCGAAGTGGCGCATGCCCATGACACGCTTACCGGCTTCACGGGCGACCGCAAAGGCTTCGGGCAGCAGCTTGTCGAGGGTTTCACCTTTAGCTATGCGGGCCTTGAACTCTTGGGTCTTGGCGCGCAATTGCTCGTCCGAAAGGGCAACCATCTGCTCTTCGAAGGCATTGACCAGCTGCACCGTCTTGAGCATGCGTTTGACTTCGCGCTCATTCTTGCTTCCAAAAAGTTTCTTTAACAAAGGCGCAAACATATCGGCAGGTTCTTCCACACATAGGGATGGAGGGCGCACCGTGAGTGGCCCGAGCAGCCCTCACGGCCGCATGCGAACGCGCATTCTACCCGGATTCGTGGGTGAGGAAAGTGGCGTTGTTCCCCGATGCTGGCATGGTGCTGTGAGAGGGCTTGTTTAAAATAAGGGCTTTTGCCGGAACTTCAACCCATGGAGCGAAGAAGTTACCAATTGATTTCACGAACAAAACCCTACGAATGCATTGGCTGGGGGCGTTCAGGCGCGTTCTGCTAAGATGGCGCCTCTGTTACTTAAGGTGTCCAATAATGGCGTTTCGCCCCTTATCAGCCCGCGCTCCCGCCGTGTTGCTTCGCGATGCCAAGCCGCTGAAAGCCATCTTTGGCCATGCGCAACGCCTGGGCCGCCTGCAACGACTGCTCGAAACCCAGTTGCAACCGGCCGCACGCGAACATTGCCGCGTGGCGTCCTGGCGTGAAGGCAACCTGCTGCTGATTGTCACAGATGGCCACTGGGCGACACGCTTGCGCTATCAGCAAAAACGCCTGCAGCGCCAATTGATGGCCTTTGATGAATTCGCTGGCTTGACGCGCATCCAGTTCAAGGTGCAACCGCCCACCACCCAACCTGGCGTGGCGGAACACATTCATGATTTGTCGACCCATGCGGCCGAAGCCATTCAGGCAACGGCCGACGGGATCAGCAACCCAGGCTTGCGCGCGGCGCTTGAACGGCTGGCGGCCCACGCCAAAGCCAAGCCCTGAATCGCTACTTGCGTTTGCTGCCGCCCAACAACGACCCCAACAAACCACGGACCAATTGTCGCCCCATCTGATTGGCGGCTTGCTGCATTGCGGACTTCAGCGCCTTACCTGCGGTTGTGCCGAGAAACGCCCCGGCCCTGTCGGTGAAGCTAGGCTCCTCGGCGGCCGGCTTGGCCTCTTCGGTTGGCCCAAGCTCTTTGCGTGCCATCAGCACTTCATAAGCGGAGTCCCGATCAATCGGCTTGTCATACCGACCCTGCAACGGTGAACTGGCCACCAATGCAGCGCGTTCGGCTTCGCTGAGCGGCCCGATCCGCGACTGCGGCGGTGCAACCAATACACGCTGGACGACTTCCGGCGTGCCTTTTTCCTGCAGCGTGCCCACCAACGCCTCGCCCGTGCCCAACTCGGTCAATACCGAAAGGGCATCAAAGGCCGGGTTCGGCCGAAAACCGTCGGCTACGGCGCGTAGGGATTTCTGCTCTTTCGTCGTGAACGCCCGCAGGCCATGCTGGATGCGCAGGCCGAGTTGCGCCAGCACGCTGTCCGGCAGGTCGCCTGGCGACTGGGTGACAAAATACACGCCAACGCCTTTTGAACGGATCAGCCGCACCACTTGCTCCAGTCGCTCCTGCAACGCCTTGGGCGTGTCGGCGAACAGCAAGTGCGCCTCATCAAAGAACAGTGCGAGTAACGGCTTGTCGGCATCACCGCGCTCGGGCAGTTGCTCGAACAGCTCCGCCAGCAGCCACAGCAGGAAGGTCGCGTACACCTTCGGCGCTTCGTGAACCAGACGGCTCGCGTCCAGTAGATGGATGCGACCAAGCCCGTCACTGGTGGGCTGCAGGATATCTTCCAACTGCAGGGCCGGCTCGCCGAACAAAGCTTCGGCGCCCTGCTGCTCCAGCACCGCCAGGCGTCGCAACAACGCCTGGCTGGAACCGGTGGTCATCAGCGCCGCGTCTTCGCCCAACAGTTCGGGGTGGTAGCGCAGATGATTGAGGAGCGCCTTGAGGTCCTTGAGGTCCAGCAACAACAAGCCTTCGCGGTCTGCGACCTTGAACGCCGCGTAAAGCGCCGATTGCTGGCTGTCGGTGAGTTCCAACAGGCTACCGAGCAGCAATGGGCCCATTTCGCTGATCGTAGTGCGCAACGGATGACCGGATTGCCCGTGGATATCCCACAGCGTGACCGGATAAGCCTTGGCCGTGTAATTGAGGAACGGCATGCCGGCGATGCGCTCGGCCACCTTGCCCTGCGGGTTCGCCGCAGCGCCCAGGCCGCACAAGTCACCCTTGATATCCGCCGCAAACACCGCCACGCCGGCATCACTGAAGGCTTCGGCCAGGCGTTGCAGCGTGACAGTCTTGCCCGTGCCGGTGGCACCGGCGATCAACCCGTGACGGTTGGCCAGGCGCATGGCCTGGGCGATGGGCTGGCCGTCGAGGCCGGCGCCGATTAGCAGTTGCGTGGAGTCAGGCATTTCGTCACCCATGGTTAATCTTTAGTGCGGCCAGGTCGATACAAAGAAGTGTGAGACCCACAAAGTCTAAAAATAGGTCAGATAGTTCCCACAGGGACCACCGGAACCATCACAAGAAGTATCACACCTTTTTTGACGCTGCCATTTGCGCCTCCCATAAGGACGCGCTTCGGATATTAAGACCTTAGCGGACCCTACAAGCCATGAATAAAAATCTGCGCTTCAGCCACAAAATCCTGCTTGCAGCCTCCCTTATCGTCATTGCCGCATTCGCGCTGTTTACCCTCTACAACGACTACCTGCAACGCAACGCGATACGCGACGATCTCAACAACTACCTGCATGAAATGGGCGATGTTACCGCCAGCAACATTCAAACTTGGCTTACCGGGCGCATTGCCCTGGTGGAAAACGCCGCGCAAAACATCGCCATCAACCCCGAGCCTTCGGTTGTTGCCAGCCTGCTGGAACAGAAAACCCTGACGTCCTCCTTCATGGCGACCTACGTCGGTGACAGCAAAGGCGCTTTCACCATCCGCCCCGACACCAAGATGCCGGACGGTTTCGACCCGCGTGTCCGCCCTTGGTACAAGGGCGCCCAGAGCAGCAACGGTTCAACCCTGACCGAGCCCTATATCGATGCGGCCACCGGCAAGTTGATCATTTCCGTTGCCACTCCCAGCAACCAAGGCACCCAAAGCATCGGCGTGGTCGGCGGTGACCTGAGCCTGCAAACCCTGGTGGATAACATCGGCGCGCTTAATTTCGGCGGTATGGGCTATGCGTTCCTGGTCAGCGCCGACGGCAAGGTACTGGTACACCCGGACAAAAACCTGGTGATGAAGACCCTGGCCGACGTGTATCCGAAAAATACGCCGAAGATCAGCGCAGACTTCAGCGAAGTCGAGGCCAACGGCAAAGACAACATCGTGACCTTCACTCCGATCAAGGGCCTGCCCTCGGTAAACTGGTACCTCGGCATTTCAGTCGATAAAGACAAATCCTTCGCCATGCTCAGCGAATTCCGCACCTCAGCGGTCATCGCCACGCTCATTGCGGTGGTGATCATCATCGCCCTGCTCGGCATGCTGATCCGTATCCTGTTGCAACCACTGCACGTGATGACCCGCGCCATGCAGGACATCGCCGATGGCGAGGGCGACCTGACCCGCCGCCTGACCATCCAGAACCACGATGAATTCGGCACGCTGGGTAACGCCTTCAACCGCTTCGTGGAGCGTATTCATACGTCGATCCGCGAAGTGTCTTCGGCCACCGAACAGGTAAATGAAGTGGCACTGCGGGTGGTCAGCGCCTCCAACTCGTCGATGGTCAATTCCGATGAGCAGGCCAATCGCACCAACAGCGTCGCCGCCGCCATCAATGAACTGGGCGCTGCGACCCAGGAAATCGCGCGCAATGCAGCGCAGGCCTCCCATCAGGCCAGCGATGCACGGCATCTGGCTGAGGATGGCCAGCAAGTGGTGGAACGCAACATCAAGGCGATGAACCAGTTGTCGTCGATGATCAGCGCCTCCAGCAGCAACATCGAAGCGCTCAATAGCAAGACCGTGAATATCGGGCAGATCCTTGAAGTGATCACCAGTATTTCCCAGCAAACCAACCTGCTGGCATTGAACGCTGCCATCGAAGCGGCGCGTGCTGGGGAAGCCGGGCGTGGGTTTGCGGTGGTCGCGGATGAAGTGCGCAACCTGGCGCATCGCACTCAGGAATCGGCGCAACAGGTGCAGAAGATGATTGAAGAACTGCAAGTCGGCGCGCGAGACTCGGTCAGCACCATGGGTGAAAGCCAGCGCCACAGTCTTGAAAGTGTCGATATCGCCAACCTGGCCGGCGAACGCCTGAACAGCGTGACCCAACGCATCGGCGAAATTGATGGCATGAACCAGTCCGTCGCCACCGCCACAGAGGAACAGACCTCGGTAGTGGAGTCGATCAACATGGACATTACCGAGATCA
The genomic region above belongs to Pseudomonas azotoformans and contains:
- a CDS encoding Nudix family hydrolase yields the protein MKRVHVAAAVIRGVDGRILLARRADTQHQGGLWEFPGGKVEADESVASALSRELQEELGIQVTTARPLIKVQHDYPDKQVLLDVWEVSAFTGEPHGVEGQPLEWVAPRDLINYEFPAANAPIVAAARLPAEYLITPGELETPTLLRGIQKAIAGGIKLVQLRAPNGYDPKYRDLAVDAVGLCAGKAQLMLKGPFEWLGDFPSAGWHMTSAQLRKYASKGRPLPKDRWLAASCHNAEELALAEMMDVDFVTLSPVQPTRTHPDAQPLGWEQAAELIRGFSKPVFLLGGVGPAEREQAWEVGAQGVAGIRAFWPQV
- the argJ gene encoding bifunctional glutamate N-acetyltransferase/amino-acid acetyltransferase ArgJ, with amino-acid sequence MAVGLGPLPTLHPVAGFELGIASAGIKRPGRKDVVVMRCAEGSTVAGVFTLNAFCAAPVILAKQRVAGTIRYLLTNTGNANAGTGEPGLVAAARTCAKLAQLTGVDASQVLPYSTGVIGEPLPVEKIEGALQAALDDLSVDNWAAAATGIMTTDTLPKGASRQFVHDGVTVTVTGISKGAGMIRPNMATMLGYIATDAKVSRDVLHSLILDGANKSFNRITIDGDTSTNDCCMLIATGQANLPEITEASGPLFAALKQAVFEVCMDVAQAIVRDGEGATKFVTVEVNGGGNHQECLDVGYTVAHSPLIKTALFASDPNWGRILAAVGRAGVPDLDVSKIDVFLGDVCIASRGARAETYTEAQGSAVMQQEEITIRIELGRGACSETIWTTDLSHEYVKINAEYRT
- the secA gene encoding preprotein translocase subunit SecA; translated protein: MFAPLLKKLFGSKNEREVKRMLKTVQLVNAFEEQMVALSDEQLRAKTQEFKARIAKGETLDKLLPEAFAVAREAGKRVMGMRHFDVQLIGGMTLHEGMIAEMRTGEGKTLVATLGVYLNALSGKGVHVVTVNDYLARRDANWMRPLYEFLGLTVGVVTPFQPPEEKRAAYACDITYGTNNEFGFDYLRDNMAFSMDEKFQRELNFAVIDEVDSILIDEARTPLIISGQAEDSSRLYTEINKLIPRLEQHIEEVEGVVTKEGHFSIDEKTRQVELNEAGHQFVEEMLTQIGELAEGESLYSAHNLGLLTHVYAGLRAHKLFHRNVEYIVQDGQVVLVDEHTGRTMPGRRLSEGLHQAIEAKEMLNIQAESQTLASTTFQNYFRLYNKLSGMTGTADTEAFEFHQIYNLAVMVIPPNKPLARKDFNDLVFLTAEEKYAAIINDIKDGMAQGRPILVGTATIETSEHVSNLLNKEGIEHKVLNAKFHEKEAEIIAQAGRPGALTIATNMAGRGTDILLGGNWEVEVAALENPSPEQIAQIKADWQKRHQAVLESGGLQVIASERHESRRIDNQLRGRAGRQGDAGSSRFYLSLEDSLMRIFASDRVKNFMKALGMQSGEAIEHRMVTNAIEKAQRKVEGRNFDIRKQLLEFDDVNNEQRKVIYHMRNTLLAADNIGETIADFRQDVLNATVSAHIPPQSLPEQWDVAGLEAALKSDFGVDLPVQQWLDEDDHLYEETLREKLMTELLAAYNEKEEQASAEALRTFEKQIVLRVLDDLWKDHLSTMDHLRHGIHLRGYAQKNPKQEYKRESFTLFSELLDSIKRDSIRVLSHVQVRREDPIEEEARLRQEAEALAARMQFQHDEAPGLEAPEVLGEEVDVALAQTPVRNDQKLGRNELCYCGSGKKFKHCHGQIE
- a CDS encoding DUF721 domain-containing protein; translated protein: MAFRPLSARAPAVLLRDAKPLKAIFGHAQRLGRLQRLLETQLQPAAREHCRVASWREGNLLLIVTDGHWATRLRYQQKRLQRQLMAFDEFAGLTRIQFKVQPPTTQPGVAEHIHDLSTHAAEAIQATADGISNPGLRAALERLAAHAKAKP
- a CDS encoding helicase HerA-like domain-containing protein; its protein translation is MPDSTQLLIGAGLDGQPIAQAMRLANRHGLIAGATGTGKTVTLQRLAEAFSDAGVAVFAADIKGDLCGLGAAANPQGKVAERIAGMPFLNYTAKAYPVTLWDIHGQSGHPLRTTISEMGPLLLGSLLELTDSQQSALYAAFKVADREGLLLLDLKDLKALLNHLRYHPELLGEDAALMTTGSSQALLRRLAVLEQQGAEALFGEPALQLEDILQPTSDGLGRIHLLDASRLVHEAPKVYATFLLWLLAELFEQLPERGDADKPLLALFFDEAHLLFADTPKALQERLEQVVRLIRSKGVGVYFVTQSPGDLPDSVLAQLGLRIQHGLRAFTTKEQKSLRAVADGFRPNPAFDALSVLTELGTGEALVGTLQEKGTPEVVQRVLVAPPQSRIGPLSEAERAALVASSPLQGRYDKPIDRDSAYEVLMARKELGPTEEAKPAAEEPSFTDRAGAFLGTTAGKALKSAMQQAANQMGRQLVRGLLGSLLGGSKRK
- a CDS encoding methyl-accepting chemotaxis protein yields the protein MVNSDEQANRTNSVAAAINELGAATQEIARNAAQASHQASDARHLAEDGQQVVERNIKAMNQLSSMISASSSNIEALNSKTVNIGQILEVITSISQQTNLLALNAAIEAARAGEAGRGFAVVADEVRNLAHRTQESAQQVQKMIEELQVGARDSVSTMGESQRHSLESVDIANLAGERLNSVTQRIGEIDGMNQSVATATEEQTSVVESINMDITEINTLNQEGVENLQSTLRACADLEQQAARLKQLVGSFRI